One part of the Streptomyces lienomycini genome encodes these proteins:
- a CDS encoding aminotransferase-like domain-containing protein: MTLTETPSAATATAATAAVASPPPLAARARSIGGSPVRDILAVTARPEVINFAGGLPAPELFDADGIAAAYRDVLAETPARALQYSTTEGEPRLRSALAARTSARGLPTGADDLLVTTGSQQALSLLATALLEPGDTVLVERPCYLAALQAFGLAGARVVAVPGDEDGIDPGALEELVVRERPKLLYTVPTFSNPTGRTLPAARRAAVAEVAGRCGLWIVEDDPYGELRFEGERVPWIASYEGAADRTVLLGSFSKVMAPGLRLGWLRAPDALRRACTVAKQAADLHTPTVNQLAAARYLADRDLDAHVARVAAAYGARRDAMLAGLADALPAGSRWTRPEGGMFLWARLPEGYDTTALLPEVVRHDVAYVPGAPFHAGEPDRATLRLCFVTQTPDEIAEGLRRLAKGLGV, from the coding sequence ATGACCCTGACCGAGACCCCGTCCGCCGCCACCGCCACCGCTGCGACCGCCGCCGTCGCCTCTCCGCCGCCGCTGGCGGCGCGGGCCCGGTCGATCGGCGGTTCGCCCGTACGGGACATCCTCGCCGTCACCGCCCGCCCCGAGGTGATCAACTTCGCGGGCGGGCTGCCGGCCCCCGAGCTGTTCGACGCCGACGGCATCGCCGCCGCCTACCGGGACGTCCTCGCCGAGACGCCCGCACGGGCCCTCCAGTACTCCACGACCGAGGGCGAGCCCAGGCTGCGGTCCGCGCTCGCCGCCCGCACCTCGGCGCGCGGGCTGCCCACCGGCGCCGACGACCTCCTCGTCACCACCGGTTCGCAGCAGGCCCTGTCGCTGCTGGCCACCGCGCTGCTCGAACCCGGCGACACCGTGCTCGTCGAGCGCCCCTGCTACCTGGCCGCACTCCAGGCCTTCGGCCTCGCGGGCGCCCGGGTGGTGGCCGTGCCCGGGGACGAGGACGGGATCGACCCCGGGGCGCTGGAGGAGCTGGTGGTGCGCGAGCGCCCCAAACTGCTCTACACGGTCCCCACCTTCTCCAACCCCACCGGCCGCACCCTGCCCGCCGCCCGCCGCGCCGCCGTCGCCGAGGTCGCCGGACGGTGCGGGCTGTGGATCGTGGAGGACGACCCGTACGGGGAGCTGCGCTTCGAGGGCGAGCGGGTGCCGTGGATCGCCTCCTACGAGGGGGCCGCGGACCGGACCGTGCTGCTGGGCTCCTTCTCCAAGGTCATGGCACCCGGCCTGCGCCTGGGCTGGCTGCGGGCGCCCGACGCGCTGCGCCGGGCCTGCACGGTCGCCAAGCAGGCCGCCGACCTGCACACCCCGACCGTCAACCAGCTCGCCGCCGCCCGCTACCTCGCCGACCGGGACCTGGACGCCCACGTCGCCCGCGTCGCCGCCGCGTACGGCGCACGCCGGGACGCCATGCTCGCCGGGCTGGCCGACGCGCTCCCGGCGGGATCCCGGTGGACCCGCCCCGAGGGCGGCATGTTCCTGTGGGCCCGGCTGCCCGAGGGGTACGACACCACGGCCCTGCTCCCCGAGGTGGTCCGGCACGACGTGGCCTACGTCCCCGGCGCCCCCTTCCACGCGGGCGAACCCGACCGCGCGACGCTGCGACTCTGCTTCGTCACCCAGACGCCGGACGAGATCGCCGAGGGGCTGCGGAGGCTGGCGAAGGGGCTGGGCGTCTGA
- the argS gene encoding arginine--tRNA ligase, producing MASVTSLTDSVQQQLASALTATRPEAAGADPLLRRSDRADYQANGILALAKKAKANPRELATEVVAHLTTGDELIKDVEVSGPGFLNITVADRAITENLAARLADGERLGVPPKENAGVTVVDYAQPNVAKEMHVGHLRSAVIGDALRGMLDFTGEKTIGRHHIGDWGTQFGMLIQYLFEHPGELAPADDVDGEQAMSNLNRVYKASRAVFDADEEFKERARKRVVALQSGDKETLELWQQFVDESKVYFYSVFEKLDMEIRDEEIVGESAYNDGMPETARILEETGVAVRSEGALVVFFDEIRGKDDQPVPLIVQKADGGFGYAASDLTAIRDRVQDLHASTLLYVVDVRQSLHFRMVFETARRAGWLGEEVTAHNMAYGTVLGADGKPFKTRAGETVRLEDLLDEAVERAAEVVRDKARDLTEDEIQERAAQVGIGAVKYADLSTSPSRDYKFDLDQMVSLNGDTSVYLQYAYARIQSILRKAGETGPAAHPELDLHEAERALGLHLDAFGDTVFEAAAEYAPHKLAAYLYQLASLFTSFYDKCPVIKPAPPREVAENRLLLCDVTARTLHRGMALLGIRTPERL from the coding sequence ATGGCCTCGGTCACGTCCCTCACCGACTCCGTCCAGCAGCAGCTCGCGTCCGCCCTCACGGCCACCCGGCCGGAGGCCGCCGGCGCCGACCCGCTGCTGCGACGTAGCGACCGGGCGGACTACCAGGCCAACGGCATCCTCGCGCTGGCCAAGAAGGCCAAGGCGAACCCGCGGGAGCTGGCGACCGAGGTCGTCGCGCACCTCACCACCGGCGACGAGCTGATCAAGGACGTCGAGGTCTCCGGGCCCGGCTTCCTGAACATCACCGTCGCCGACCGGGCGATCACCGAGAACCTCGCCGCGCGGCTCGCGGACGGCGAGCGCCTCGGCGTGCCGCCGAAGGAGAACGCGGGCGTCACGGTCGTCGACTACGCCCAGCCGAACGTGGCGAAGGAGATGCACGTCGGCCACCTGCGCTCCGCGGTCATCGGCGACGCCCTGCGCGGCATGCTCGACTTCACCGGCGAGAAGACGATCGGCCGGCACCACATCGGCGACTGGGGCACCCAGTTCGGCATGCTCATCCAGTACCTGTTCGAGCACCCCGGCGAGCTGGCCCCGGCCGACGACGTCGACGGCGAGCAGGCCATGTCGAACCTGAACCGGGTGTACAAGGCGTCGCGCGCGGTCTTCGACGCGGACGAGGAGTTCAAGGAGCGGGCGCGCAAGCGGGTCGTCGCCCTCCAGTCCGGCGACAAGGAGACGCTCGAGCTGTGGCAGCAGTTCGTGGACGAGTCGAAGGTCTACTTCTACTCCGTCTTCGAGAAGCTCGACATGGAGATCCGCGACGAGGAGATCGTCGGCGAGTCCGCGTACAACGACGGCATGCCGGAGACCGCCCGCATCCTGGAGGAGACGGGCGTCGCGGTGCGCTCCGAGGGCGCGCTCGTGGTGTTCTTCGACGAGATCCGCGGCAAGGACGACCAGCCGGTGCCGCTGATCGTGCAGAAGGCCGACGGCGGCTTCGGCTACGCGGCCTCCGACCTGACCGCGATCCGCGACCGCGTCCAGGACCTGCACGCCAGCACGCTGCTGTACGTCGTCGACGTACGCCAGTCGCTGCACTTCAGGATGGTCTTCGAGACCGCCCGCCGGGCCGGCTGGCTCGGCGAGGAGGTCACCGCGCACAACATGGCCTACGGCACGGTGCTCGGCGCGGACGGCAAGCCCTTCAAGACCCGCGCGGGTGAGACCGTGCGCCTGGAGGACCTGCTGGACGAGGCGGTGGAGCGGGCCGCGGAGGTCGTCCGGGACAAGGCACGGGACCTCACCGAGGACGAGATCCAGGAGCGGGCCGCGCAGGTCGGCATCGGCGCCGTGAAGTACGCGGACCTGTCGACGTCGCCGAGCCGCGACTACAAGTTCGACCTGGACCAGATGGTCTCGCTCAACGGCGACACCAGCGTGTACCTCCAGTACGCCTACGCCCGGATCCAGTCCATCCTGCGCAAGGCCGGCGAGACCGGTCCCGCGGCCCACCCGGAGCTGGACCTGCACGAGGCGGAGCGCGCGCTGGGCCTGCACCTGGACGCGTTCGGGGACACGGTCTTCGAGGCGGCCGCGGAGTACGCCCCGCACAAGCTGGCCGCGTACCTGTACCAGCTGGCGTCGCTGTTCACGTCGTTCTACGACAAGTGCCCGGTGATCAAGCCGGCGCCGCCGCGGGAGGTGGCGGAGAACCGCCTCCTCCTGTGCGACGTCACGGCCCGCACCCTCCACCGGGGCATGGCGCTGCTGGGCATCCGGACGCCCGAGCGGCTCTGA